One Magnetospirillum sp. 15-1 DNA window includes the following coding sequences:
- a CDS encoding DUF2336 domain-containing protein has product MTGFLKRLFGGGRKGPLDYEQAKELAAHPDSKVRAELAAREDVKAEILYFLAEDTDAEVRRKVAANPHAPAQANLRLATDQSDAVRGDLAAKIARVAPGLSAHEQDRLRRMTFESLEMLARDQIPKVRQILSEALQDVANAPPDVIRRLARDAELVVAGPVLQFSPVLTDEDLLEIIGAGPIPGALACISRRSVVNVKVADAIAATDDVDAIAVLLGNPSAQIREETLDRLADRAADIEAWHRPMIERPQLSARTAQKLARFVAASLLQTLAERRDLDADAIAAVAAVVSRRIGEIEGDAGAKGEAKRDADEAAALQRARALHAAGQLDETAMDTALSSGDHAFVTAALALLSDLPPKAVRKVVYTKSAKGMVAVTWKAGLSAGFGTQLQSKLLRLSPSKVLAARQGDHPLSAAEMEWQLEFFGAGD; this is encoded by the coding sequence GTGACCGGATTCCTCAAGCGGCTGTTCGGCGGCGGGCGCAAGGGACCGCTGGACTACGAGCAGGCCAAGGAACTGGCCGCCCATCCCGATTCCAAAGTCCGCGCCGAACTGGCGGCCCGCGAGGACGTCAAGGCCGAGATTCTCTATTTCCTGGCCGAGGACACCGATGCCGAGGTGCGCCGCAAGGTGGCGGCCAACCCCCATGCGCCGGCCCAGGCCAATCTGCGCCTCGCCACCGACCAGAGCGACGCGGTGCGCGGCGATCTGGCCGCCAAGATCGCCCGGGTGGCTCCCGGCCTGTCGGCCCACGAGCAGGACCGTCTGCGCCGTATGACCTTCGAATCCCTGGAGATGCTGGCCCGCGACCAGATCCCCAAGGTCCGCCAGATTTTGTCCGAGGCCCTGCAGGACGTGGCCAACGCGCCGCCCGACGTGATCCGCCGGCTGGCCCGCGATGCCGAACTGGTGGTGGCCGGGCCGGTGCTGCAATTCTCGCCGGTGCTGACCGACGAGGATTTGCTGGAGATCATCGGTGCCGGTCCCATTCCCGGCGCCCTGGCCTGCATTTCGCGGCGCTCGGTGGTCAACGTCAAGGTGGCCGACGCCATTGCCGCCACCGACGACGTGGACGCCATCGCCGTGCTGCTGGGCAATCCCTCCGCCCAGATCCGGGAGGAGACCCTGGACCGTCTGGCCGATCGCGCCGCCGATATCGAGGCGTGGCACCGGCCGATGATCGAACGGCCGCAGCTTTCGGCCCGCACGGCGCAGAAGCTGGCCCGCTTCGTCGCCGCCAGCCTGCTGCAGACCCTGGCGGAGCGCCGCGATCTCGACGCCGACGCCATCGCCGCCGTCGCCGCCGTGGTGTCGCGGCGCATCGGCGAGATCGAGGGCGATGCCGGTGCCAAGGGCGAGGCCAAGCGCGACGCCGACGAGGCCGCCGCCCTGCAGCGGGCCCGTGCCCTGCACGCCGCCGGACAGTTGGACGAGACGGCCATGGACACCGCGCTGTCGTCGGGCGATCACGCCTTCGTCACCGCCGCCCTGGCGCTGCTGTCGGATTTGCCGCCCAAGGCGGTGCGCAAGGTGGTCTACACCAAGAGCGCCAAGGGCATGGTGGCCGTCACCTGGAAGGCTGGGCTGTCCGCCGGCTTCGGCACCCAGTTGCAGAGCAAGCTGTTGCGCCTGTCGCCCTCCAAGGTCCTGGCCGCCAGACAGGGCGACCATCCGCTGTCCGCCGCCGAGATGGAATGGCAGCTGGAGTTCTTCGGGGCGGGGGACTGA
- a CDS encoding NAD(P)/FAD-dependent oxidoreductase: MAQHETDAVIVGAGPVGLFAVFQCGMVKVRCHVVDALEAVGGQLSALYPEKPIYDIPGHPSILAADLVERLSEQAAPFGPTFHFDTQVSTLARLDDGRWLCGLSNGDSIAARAVIICAGGGAFGPNRPPLDGLAQYEGTSVFYLVRKREDFRGKNVVIAGGGDSAVDWAISLAEVAAKVMVVHRRPKFRAAPESEARLKQLAESGGVELVVPYQLHGLEGENGKLSAVVVATLEGEAKRLEADVLLPFYGLSSDLGPIAQWNLGMDRNLIAVDPATGATDAPGIYAAGDICSYPGKLKLILSGFAEAARVAHSAHDVVHPGEALHFEHSTTSGVPKA, from the coding sequence ATGGCCCAGCACGAAACCGATGCGGTGATCGTCGGCGCCGGCCCGGTGGGCCTGTTCGCGGTGTTCCAGTGCGGCATGGTCAAGGTCCGCTGCCACGTGGTCGACGCCCTGGAAGCCGTGGGCGGCCAGTTGAGCGCGCTCTACCCGGAAAAGCCCATTTACGACATTCCCGGCCACCCCTCCATCCTGGCCGCCGATCTGGTGGAGCGCCTGTCCGAGCAGGCCGCCCCCTTCGGCCCCACCTTCCATTTCGATACCCAGGTCAGCACGCTGGCCCGCCTGGACGACGGGCGCTGGCTGTGCGGCCTGTCCAACGGCGACAGCATCGCCGCGCGGGCGGTGATCATCTGCGCCGGCGGCGGCGCCTTCGGCCCCAACCGCCCGCCGCTGGACGGACTGGCGCAATACGAAGGCACCAGCGTGTTCTATCTGGTGCGCAAGCGCGAGGATTTCCGCGGCAAGAACGTGGTGATCGCCGGCGGCGGCGATTCGGCGGTGGATTGGGCCATCTCGCTGGCCGAGGTGGCGGCCAAGGTGATGGTGGTGCATCGCCGGCCCAAATTCCGCGCCGCCCCGGAATCCGAGGCCCGCCTCAAGCAACTGGCCGAATCGGGCGGCGTCGAGCTGGTGGTGCCCTACCAGTTGCACGGGCTGGAAGGCGAGAACGGCAAGCTGTCGGCGGTGGTGGTCGCCACCCTGGAGGGCGAGGCAAAACGTCTGGAAGCCGACGTGCTGCTGCCGTTCTACGGCCTGTCCAGCGATCTCGGCCCCATCGCCCAGTGGAATCTCGGCATGGACCGCAACCTGATCGCCGTCGACCCGGCAACCGGCGCCACCGACGCGCCGGGCATCTATGCGGCCGGCGACATCTGCTCGTATCCCGGCAAGCTGAAGCTGATCCTATCGGGCTTCGCCGAAGCCGCCCGCGTCGCCCATTCGGCCCACGACGTGGTTCATCCCGGCGAGGCCCTGCACTTCGAGCACTCGACCACCTCGGGCGTGCCGAAGGCTTAA
- a CDS encoding diguanylate cyclase, giving the protein MSATGEKQRGKPPSGGRPAMVLGAEGLNAFPGPAVLLDRDGTILAANGRADPLAQAVAQDRLGCLGALVAQPGATSVESLPLSTGGSLILDLVSIPAEGGQIILFGRDVTLERNLRAALVESRQRYKDLVEISSDFAWETGGDGRFVFVSPKGALGFAADELVGRRPAEFVLQEEDTHGPGPFEAVAPVEDIEVWMRQSDGQPMCLLASSTPIRGDGGEWRGARGVCRDVTQERLRDAALSRANNRERLLSYIVRTIRDEVDPADMLKAAAEATARALGATGCQIFRIQSEDSDFVLSADYGQFGESRSVLDTFESTDHYDADLGDWRVLASVCRYRHSINGAVLLWRQMSRAAWSDDDRLLIDDVANQVGLAAEQITNHERMVKLSRTDGLTGLFNRRAFFEEIARRFHRLTREGRPAALIYVDLDNFKAVNDVHGHQTGDEALLAVRDLLLQHTRPIDLVARLGGDEFAIWLEAAEERIAVKRCQDLLEAAKDLGHYSGGADKPLGLSLGVAVHGGGEKESIEDLIARADKAMYQVKRTGKGAFHIAPLPGGGGAA; this is encoded by the coding sequence ATGAGCGCGACGGGCGAAAAACAGCGAGGCAAGCCGCCATCGGGCGGGCGACCCGCCATGGTCTTGGGTGCCGAGGGGCTGAACGCCTTTCCCGGGCCCGCCGTGCTGCTCGACCGCGACGGCACCATCCTCGCCGCCAATGGCCGGGCGGACCCTCTGGCCCAGGCGGTGGCCCAGGACCGGCTGGGGTGCCTCGGCGCCCTGGTGGCCCAGCCCGGTGCCACCTCGGTGGAAAGCCTGCCTTTGTCCACCGGCGGCTCCCTGATTCTCGATCTGGTGTCCATCCCGGCCGAAGGCGGCCAGATCATCTTGTTCGGCCGCGACGTCACCCTGGAACGCAACCTGCGGGCCGCCCTGGTGGAATCCCGCCAGCGCTACAAGGACCTGGTGGAGATTTCCAGCGATTTCGCCTGGGAAACCGGGGGCGACGGCCGCTTCGTCTTCGTCAGCCCCAAGGGGGCGTTGGGCTTTGCCGCCGACGAACTGGTGGGGCGCCGCCCCGCCGAGTTCGTGCTGCAGGAGGAGGATACCCACGGCCCCGGCCCGTTCGAGGCGGTGGCCCCGGTCGAGGACATCGAGGTGTGGATGCGTCAGAGCGACGGCCAGCCCATGTGCCTGCTGGCCTCCTCCACCCCCATCCGCGGCGATGGCGGCGAGTGGCGCGGCGCCCGTGGCGTCTGCCGCGACGTGACGCAGGAGCGGCTGCGCGACGCGGCGCTTTCCCGCGCCAACAACCGCGAGCGCCTGCTCAGCTACATCGTGCGCACCATCAGGGACGAGGTGGACCCCGCCGACATGCTGAAGGCGGCGGCCGAGGCCACGGCGCGGGCCTTGGGGGCTACCGGCTGCCAGATCTTCCGTATCCAGTCCGAGGATTCCGATTTCGTCCTGTCGGCCGATTACGGCCAGTTCGGCGAGTCGCGGTCGGTGCTCGACACCTTCGAATCCACCGACCATTACGATGCCGACCTGGGCGACTGGCGGGTGCTGGCCTCGGTATGCCGCTATCGCCACTCCATCAACGGCGCCGTATTGCTGTGGCGGCAGATGAGCCGCGCCGCCTGGAGCGACGACGACCGCCTGCTGATCGACGACGTGGCCAATCAGGTGGGGCTGGCCGCCGAGCAGATCACCAACCACGAGCGCATGGTCAAGCTGTCGCGCACCGATGGTCTGACCGGCCTGTTCAACCGCCGCGCCTTCTTCGAGGAGATCGCCCGGCGCTTCCACCGTCTGACGCGCGAGGGGCGGCCCGCCGCCCTGATCTACGTGGACCTGGACAATTTCAAGGCGGTCAACGACGTGCACGGTCACCAGACCGGCGACGAGGCATTGCTGGCGGTGCGCGACCTGCTGCTGCAGCACACACGGCCCATCGATCTGGTGGCGCGCCTGGGCGGCGACGAGTTCGCCATCTGGCTGGAGGCCGCCGAGGAACGCATCGCCGTCAAGCGTTGCCAGGACCTGCTGGAGGCGGCCAAGGACCTCGGGCACTATTCCGGCGGGGCGGACAAGCCGCTGGGTCTGTCGCTGGGCGTGGCGGTGCATGGCGGCGGCGAGAAGGAATCCATCGAGGATCTGATCGCCCGCGCCGACAAGGCCATGTATCAGGTCAAGCGCACCGGCAAGGGCGCCTTCCACATCGCGCCGCTGCCGGGCGGTGGGGGGGCGGCGTGA